GCTGAGATTCCGCTACTTTTTATGCCACAAGTGATTTTGGCGTTGTTTATGGATTCAAATGCGGAATCTTTAGAATTTAACGCACATAAAATTAAACCACAAATGCTGTAATATGGTTTCTGTTTTAAAAGTTATCATCTCACTTGGAATTGCAATGGCTTGGTATCAACTCACTGCTAACCAAGAGACTGCGATTTTTTTCTTTGTTTTAATGCTTGGAATCTTTTTTATCCGTCCTATTGCATATCAAAGTCAGACAGAGCGTGAAGAGTTTATAGAAAAATATAGGCGTTCAAAAGAGCGACAAAGAAATTTAGAAAAAATGCGCCAAGAAGAGAAGAAGAAAGCACTTGAAGAAAAGAAAAAAAGAATGGGTGGCGAAAAATAATGCGCCTAATGTTGCTTCAAACTACAACAACGGAATCTAACGCAAAATTATTAATTGAAATAGCCTTGCAATCACGCTTATGTCCATGCATTCAACAAACACAGATTCAAAGTAGCTATGTGTGGAAAAAGGATTCCAACTTTTCACAAATTGTTAGTGAGGCGGAAGTTTTGCTAAACTTTAAGGTGTTTAAAAAAGACTTTAAGAAGCTTAAAAAAGATCTTTTGGAAAACCACGCTTATGAACTTCCAGAGATTGTTGGAATCAAACTTTATAAGGTTTCTAGGGAATATAAAAAATGGTGTAAAAACGCATTTTTGGATAACTTGGAATAATTTTTGCTTTAACTTATAAGACTTTAAAATAAAGGAAAGTTATGCAAGTTGGCGATAAAAATAACCAAATGTGGGGCTTATTAAGTCAAGCTTATGATCAAAATAAATCCAGCAATCTAACAGGTTTTACCAATAAAAGCGATTCTAACTCTGTTTTTTCCACCAAAGAAACACAAAGAGCACAAGGTATTGATGCGCTTTTTGATACGGCAAATACAAATACCACAACGCGCGAAATTGAAGATGTTTTAACACTTAGCCACGATTTTACAAAAATGCGTGATTTTGCTAAAGATTTTAGCATTAATGGCAATTTAAGCGAGCTAGGTGATGCGATGATGCAAAATGGAATCCTAAGTAAAGAAGAGAAAATGGGTTTTGATGTGTTGTATAAATTTAATCCAAGTTTAGATTCTACGCAAACGCAAAATATCTTACAAAATGCAAATTTAAGTAAAGAAAACTTGAATTTACTTAGCAATGTGGATAGAAAAATCAGTGCTGTGCGTTATTTTGGAAACTTCTAAGCGCATTAAAAACGGATTTAGCAAAGGTTTTTGATAGCACTTTTTCAAGCTCATCTAAGTCTGCCTTTTCAATGGCTTCAAAACTTCCAAAATAGGCTAAGAGCTTGTTTTGGATAGCTTTGCCTATGCCTTTAATGCTTAAAAGTTTAGAGTGTTGCATTGTTTTTTGCTTTTGCTTTTGGTGAAAGGTGATTGCAAAGCGATGTGCTTCATCGCGCAATTTTTGTAAAAATTGCAAGCGTTTATCGCTCATACTTAGGCGATATTCCTTTAAATTTTCATCTCTTAAAATGTCTTTTGCACCGCCTTTTGCGCGGTGAGTCTTGCTATCAATCTTCTCTTTTGCAATCCCTATAACTTCTAAATTAACTCCCGCACTCTCTAGCAACTCTTTTGCAAGATTAATCTGTCCAGCCCCCCCATCAAGCACCCATAAATCAGGCGGGGATTCTTTTTGAAAATCTTGTATGCGCCGTGTTAGCATTTCACGCATTTGTGTGTATTCATCTTTGCCTTCTAGTAAATAATGGCGATAAGATTCCTTGATAAAATCCAAGCCATCATACACAACCATTGCTCCAACGCATTGTGTGCCTTTGTGGTGAGAGGTATCAAAAACTTCAAAGCGATAGGGCGTATTTTGTAGGCAAAAGAGCGTTTTTAAGGCGTTAAAAATTTCTTCATTATCATTTTGTTCTAGGCGTAAAATCTCTTTTCCATTCTGTATTGCAAGCTCGCATAGGCGTTTTTTATCACCACTTTTTGGGAAGTGGATTTGGACTTTTTTGCCAACTTTTTCTTGCAAAAAGTATTCCAACTCTTGCGTGCTTTCACCTAAATCAAAGGGAATTAGAATTTGTTTTGGAACTAGCGGAAGGGTGTTAGAGTAGTGGTTAATTAGTGCCTGTTTATAAATGCTTAAACTATCAAATCCTAATTCACTTTTAAGATTTTGTGTCGCACTTGAGATAATTTTGCCATTACGCATAAAGAATTTTACAAGCACAGCGCGTTTATCTTCGCAGACAAGTGCAAAAATATCTAAATCTACTAAATTTGCAAAATCCACAGAAGATAAAGGGGTTAGGTTTTTAATTTTTGCAATCCTATCGCGCAAGATTAGAGCTTCTTCAAAGCGTAAATTTTGTGAGAGTTGAAGCATTTTTTGCTCCAATGGTGCTAGGATTTTTTTAGGATTTTCTACGCACTCTAAGGCATTTTGGAGAATCTTTGCATAGTCTTTGGTAGAAATTTTACCTTCACAGGGAGCTAAACAGCGATGGATTTGATAAAAAAGACAGGCTTTTTTGCCATTTTTGCACGATTCTTTTTGTGCAAGTGGGAAAATTTCATAGATGGAATCCAAAAGATCCCTAGCACCGCTTGAAAAAGGTCCAAAATAGCGCAATCCTTGCTTTTTAAAAATTTTTCTAGTGAGTAAAATGCGCGGAAAATCTTCTTGTAAATCCACGCATAAATACGGATAAGTTTTATCATCGCGCAATAACACATTGTATTTTGGCTTAAGTTGCTTAATTAGGGAGTTTTCTAAGATTAGCGCGTCATTTTCGTTCTCCACAACAATATAGCGTAAATGTGCGATTTGACTAACCATTTGCGTAATTCTTGGGCTTAAATTTGGTGCGGGAGCTAAGTTTGGAGTGAAACGAAAATAACTTTTAATGCGATGTTTTAGATTCTTTGCCTTGCCCACATAAAGCAACTTGCCTTGCGTGTCAAAATAATGATACACACCGCTAGAATTTGGAATCTTTTTTAAAGTTTCTAGTAGGTTTTGTGATAGGGGCTTAAAATTGGATTCCATATTTTGCTATTCTTTATTGTTTAAAATATGCTTGCGTATGGATTCAAAGAGGGCGTGTATTTGCGGGTCTTTTGCTAAGTTTTCAAACTCTCCATAGCTTAACTCACCATAGGTTAGTGGAATCTTATTTTCTTGGTTTTTTTTCACTTCTTTTTGATAGGCATTATAAGTTACAAAAGTTTTTATATCTTTTACTTCCAAAAGTGCATTTTTTTCTTGCTGATATTGTTTTAAAAGTTGTTTAACTAGACTAATTTTATGATAGAATTCTTGCTTGAAACAGGGGTGCTTTAGAGTGATAAATAGAATTTTATCCTTAGTATAAGTAAAAGCGATTCCGTTTTTAAGGCTTAAAGGTAACATTTGTATAAAATACTCTGATTCTCTAATTTCGTGGAATCTTTTAAAACTAGGAGAGCTTAAGAGATGCGTCAAAACTTCCGATATATTTTTCATTTTTTAATTATAACACAGATTGTTTTGTTTAGTGCTTTAAGTGCTGGTTGCGGATTTAAAGACGATCCATTTAGAAGCACACAAACACAATCTTAAAGAATTATAATGTTACATTTTGATGTAA
The Helicobacter winghamensis ATCC BAA-430 DNA segment above includes these coding regions:
- the cutA gene encoding divalent cation tolerance protein CutA; amino-acid sequence: MLLQTTTTESNAKLLIEIALQSRLCPCIQQTQIQSSYVWKKDSNFSQIVSEAEVLLNFKVFKKDFKKLKKDLLENHAYELPEIVGIKLYKVSREYKKWCKNAFLDNLE
- the uvrC gene encoding excinuclease ABC subunit UvrC — its product is MESNFKPLSQNLLETLKKIPNSSGVYHYFDTQGKLLYVGKAKNLKHRIKSYFRFTPNLAPAPNLSPRITQMVSQIAHLRYIVVENENDALILENSLIKQLKPKYNVLLRDDKTYPYLCVDLQEDFPRILLTRKIFKKQGLRYFGPFSSGARDLLDSIYEIFPLAQKESCKNGKKACLFYQIHRCLAPCEGKISTKDYAKILQNALECVENPKKILAPLEQKMLQLSQNLRFEEALILRDRIAKIKNLTPLSSVDFANLVDLDIFALVCEDKRAVLVKFFMRNGKIISSATQNLKSELGFDSLSIYKQALINHYSNTLPLVPKQILIPFDLGESTQELEYFLQEKVGKKVQIHFPKSGDKKRLCELAIQNGKEILRLEQNDNEEIFNALKTLFCLQNTPYRFEVFDTSHHKGTQCVGAMVVYDGLDFIKESYRHYLLEGKDEYTQMREMLTRRIQDFQKESPPDLWVLDGGAGQINLAKELLESAGVNLEVIGIAKEKIDSKTHRAKGGAKDILRDENLKEYRLSMSDKRLQFLQKLRDEAHRFAITFHQKQKQKTMQHSKLLSIKGIGKAIQNKLLAYFGSFEAIEKADLDELEKVLSKTFAKSVFNALRSFQNNAQH